A stretch of Rhododendron vialii isolate Sample 1 chromosome 4a, ASM3025357v1 DNA encodes these proteins:
- the LOC131321662 gene encoding uncharacterized protein LOC131321662 — protein MAFNWTSFFKITLLILLVAAITTAFLTLPVDKILKDFLLWVKQDLGPWGPFMLAVAYIPLTILAVPASILTLGGGYLFGLPVGFVADSIGATLGAVAAFLIGKTIGRSFVTSKLKDYPQFRAVAIAIQRSGFKIVVLLRLVPLLPFNMLNYLLSVTPVPLGQYMLASWLGMMPITLALVYVGTTLKDLSDVTHGWHEFSKARWALVITGLLMSVVLLVCVTKVAKAALDKALAENEDIDIIAASPELPILADPPTDLRQPLVIKIDSSQDNHET, from the exons ATGGCCTTCAATTGGACCTCTTTCTTCAAAATCACTCTCCTCATATTACTCGTTGCCGCTATAACAACAGCTTTCCTCACTCTCCCCGTCGATAAG ATATTGAAAGACTTTTTACTATGGGTTAAGCAAGATCTTGGCCCTTGGGGTCCTTTCATGCT GGCTGTCGCGTATATTCCTCTGACTATTCTGGCAGTTCCAGCCTCAATACTTACT CTCGGTGGTGGCTATCTATTTGGCTTGCCTGTTGGTTTTGTTGCTGATTCCATTGGTGCTACTCTTGGTGCGGTTGCTGCATTCCTTATCGGCAAAACA ATTGGAAGGTCATTTGTTACTTCCAAGTTAAAGGATTATCCGCAGTTTCGGGCTGTTGCAATTGCGATTCAGAGATCGGGCTTTAAG ATTGTTGTGCTGCTTCGGCTCGTTCCTTTACTTCCATTTAATATGTTGAATTACCTTTTGTCCGTGACTCCCGTTCCACTTGGACAGTACATGCTGGCTTCATGGTTGGGCATGATG CCAATCACTCTTGCGCTGGTATATGTTGGAACAACTTTAAAGGATCTTTCTGATGTAACACATGGATGGCATGAGTTTTCAAAAGCTCGTTGG GCATTAGTTATAACAGGCCTTCTGATGTCTG TTGTTCTACTAGTTTGTGTTACAAAAGTTGCAAAGGCTGCTTTAGATAAAGCACTAGCTGAAAATGAAGATATAGATATCATCGCAGCCTCACCGGAGCTTCCCATTTTGGCTGATCCACCTACAGATCTCCGCCAGCCGCTTGTGATCAAGATTGACTCGTCTCAAGACAATCACGAAACATGA
- the LOC131321663 gene encoding uncharacterized protein LOC131321663, whose product MPEKSANSVSSSFSWNVLRLNPMIHWSFKVLTSSVFLVILIVWGIDGWGASNSQIVFKIGNKSQTQDYFAPNAASVHPNIPNLNQTHDSFSPYIGSIHPNISNLNQTQKNSTIPTNLTQNDPRKVPTLCDWISAELDPNYTSNLLSGWLSPGGVACNYSKTADISIPGLDSESQIELSTGDIHEFVFQALDEAGKPNCVGGDYFEFDVSGDRWKSRPSVKDFNNGTYSFSLQIHPDFAGFYNLTVVLLFRHYEGLRFSPHRFAVDKELRRKPIKFYKSPMQLPQLTTCSKFDFSRNVWSGRWTRHGENESCSVDNEGRFRCLGQDFPCQVPWCHGALGLLESNGWTYSTHCSFSLFSSERAWSCLSGKWLFFWGDSNHCDTIRNMLHFILDMREIKVVPRRFDMNVTNPRNSSQGVRISSIFNGHQNESANYNGLNSLQDDEYREFLKMYFSGVIVPDTIIMNSGLHDGVFWRNVRRFTEGAERAAAFWAEVVGAVRERGVVPPEVIYRTTVATGGYARSLAFNPSKMEAFNGVFLEKLRKFGVVNWVVDDFDMTWPWHFDNRCNDGVHYGRAPAKMLWRDGQIGHQYFVDLMLGHVLLNALCAR is encoded by the coding sequence ATGCCAGAAAAATCAGCAAATTCCGTTTCTTCATCATTCTCATGGAATGTCCTCCGGTTAAATCCCATGATCCATTGGTCTTTCAAGGTGCTAACTTCCTCTGTATTTCTTGTAATATTGATTGTTTGGGGGATTGATGGGTGGGGTGCTAGTAATTCCCAGATTGTTTTCAAGATTGGTAACAAATCCCAAACCCAGGATTATTTTGCTCCTAATGCTGCTTCTGTTCATCCTAATATCCCGAATCTGAACCAAACCCACGATTCTTTTAGTCCTTATATTGGTTCTATTCACCCTAATATTAGTAATCTAAACCAAACCCAGAAAAATTCCACTATCCCTACTAACCTCACACAAAATGACCCCAGAAAAGTTCCTACCTTGTGTGATTGGATTTCAGCTGAATTAGACCCAAACTACACCTCAAATCTCCTATCCGGATGGCTATCCCCAGGTGGGGTGGCATGCAATTATTCGAAAACAGCGGATATTTCAATTCCAGGTTTGGATAGTGAATCCCAGATTGAGTTATCCACTGGGGATATCCATGAGTTTGTTTTCCAAGCCTTGGATGAGGCAGGGAAGCCTAACTGTGTAGGCGGTGATTACTTTGAATTCGATGTATCCGGTGACCGGTGGAAGTCCCGGCCATCGGTTAAGGACTTTAACAATGGCActtactctttctctctccaaatccaccCGGATTTCGCCGGTTTTTACAATCTCACCGTAGTACTTCTTTTCAGACATTATGAGGGTTTAAGGTTTTCCCCTCATAGATTCGCTGTTGACAAAGAACTTCGCAGGAAGCCAATCAAGTTTTACAAATCTCCAATGCAATTGCCACAATTGACTACTTGTAGCAAGTTTGATTTCTCGAGAAACGTGTGGTCGGGTCGGTGGACCCGACACGGGGAAAATGAGAGTTGTTCTGTCGATAACGAGGGGAGGTTCCGTTGCTTGGGGCAAGATTTTCCATGCCAAGTACCGTGGTGTCACGGTGCATTGGGGTTGTTAGAGAGCAATGGGTGGACGTATTCCACCCATTGCTCTTTTTCGCTGTTTTCCAGCGAGAGGGCCTGGAGTTGTTTGAGTGGGAAATGGTTATTCTTTTGGGGTGATTCGAATCACTGCGACACGATTAGGAATATGCTCCATTTTATCCTCGACATGAGGGAAATCAAAGTCGTCCCAAGACGGTTTGATATGAATGTAACGAACCCGAGGAATTCGTCTCAAGGGGTTCGGATTTCGAGCATTTTCAATGGCCACCAGAATGAATCGGCGAATTATAATGGGTTGAATTCGCTTCAGGACGATGAGTACAGAGAGTTTTTGAAGATGTATTTTTCCGGGGTAATTGTTCCTGATACAATTATAATGAATTCCGGGTTACATGATGGGGTATTCTGGAGAAATGTTAGGAGATTTACCGAGGGGGCGGAGAGGGCGGCGGCATTCTGGGCAGAGGTGGTGGGGGCGGTGAGAGAAAGGGGGGTGGTGCCGCCCGAGGTTATTTACAGGACTACGGTGGCGACCGGTGGCTATGCAAGGAGTTTGGCGTTTAATCCGAGTAAAATGGAGGCGTTCAATGGGGTGTTTCTGGAGAAGTTGAGGAAGTTTGGGGTGGTGAATTGGGTGGTAGATGATTTTGACATGACGTGGCCGTGGCATTTTGATAACCGGTGCAACGATGGGGTTCACTACGGCCGTGCTCCGGCTAAAATGCTGTGGAGGGACGGCCAGATTGGCCACCAGTATTTTGTGGACCTAATGTTGGGTCATGTGCTGCTCAATGCACTGTGCGCAAGATAG